Proteins encoded in a region of the Perognathus longimembris pacificus isolate PPM17 chromosome 11, ASM2315922v1, whole genome shotgun sequence genome:
- the Syt2 gene encoding synaptotagmin-2 — protein sequence MRNIFKRNQEPIVAPATTTATMPAVALPPGPGPADNSTESGGAGESKEDVFAKLKEKLFNEINRIPLPPWALIAIAVVAGLLLLTCCFCICKKCCCKKKKNKKEKGKGMKNAMNMKDMKGGQDDDDAETGLTEGEGEGEEEKEPENLGKLQFSLDYDFQANQLTVGVLQAAELPALDMGGTSDPYVKVFLLPDKKKKYETKVHRKTLNPAFNETFTFKVPYQELGGKTLVMAIYDFDRFSKHDIIGEVKVPMNTVDLGQPIEEWRDLQGGEKEEPEKLGDICTSLRYVPTAGKLTVCILEAKNLKKMDVGGLSDPYVKIHLMQNGKRLKKKKTTVKKKTLNPYFNESFSFEIPFEQIQKVQVVVTVLDYDKLGKNEAIGKIFVGSNATGTELRHWSDMLANPRRPIAQWHSLKPEEEVDALLGKNK from the exons ATGAGGAACATCTTCAAGAGGAACCAGGAGCCCATTGTGGCTCCTGCCACCACCACGGCCACAATGCCCGCCGTCGCGCTGCCGCCGGGACCTGGGCCGGCGGACAACTCCACCGAGAGCGGGGgtgctggggagagcaaggagGACGTGTTCGCCAAGCTCAAGGAGAAGCTCTTCAACGAGATCAACAGGATCCCCT TGCCTCCCTGGGCTCTCATCGCCATTGCCGTGGTTGCTGGCCTCCTGCTCCTCACCTGCTGCTTCTGCATCTGCAAGAAATGCTgctgcaagaagaagaagaacaagaaggagaAGGGCAAGGGCATgaagaacgccatgaacatgaAGGACATGAAAGGGGGTCAG gatgATGACGATGCCGAGACAGGCCTGACTGAGGGAGAAggtgaaggagaagaggagaaagagccgGAGAACCTGGGCAAACTGCAGTTCTCCCTGGACTATGACTTCCAGGCCAACCAG ctCACCGTGGGCGTCCTGCAGGCCGCGGAGCTCCCTGCTCTGGACATGGGCGGCACCTCCGACCCTTATGTCAAAGTCTTCCTCCTGCCGGACAAGAAGAAGAAGTACGAGACCAAAGTCCACCGGAAGACACTGAACCCCGCCTTCAACGAGACCTTCACGTTCAAG GTGCCCTACCAGGAACTGGGGGGCAAGACCCTGGTGATGGCCATCTACGACTTCGACCGCTTCTCCAAGCACGACATCATTGGCGAGGTGAAGGTGCCCATGAACACCGTGGACCTCGGGCAGCCCATCGAGGAGTGGCGAGACctgcagggaggggagaaggaggag CCAGAGAAGCTGGGAGACATTTGCACCTCCCTGCGCTACGTGCCCACGGCTGGCAAGCTCACCGTCTGCATCCTGGAGGCCAAGAACCTGAAGAAGATGGACGTGGGGGGCCTTTCAG ACCCCTACGTGAAGATCCACCTGATGCAGAATGGCAAGAGGctcaagaagaagaagacgacggTGAAGAAGAAGACCTTGAACCCCTACTTCAATGAGTCCTTCAGCTTCGAGATCCCCTTTGAGCAGATTCAG AAAGTGCAGGTCGTGGTCACCGTGCTGGACTATGACAAGCTGGGCAAGAACGAAGCCATCGGCAAGATCTTTGTGGGCAGCAATGCCACGGGCACAGAGCTTCGGCACTGGTCCGACATGCTGGCCAACCCTCGGAGGCCCATCGCCCAGTGGCACTCGCTTAAGCCCGAGGAGGAAGTGGACGCACTGCTGGGCAAGAACAAGTAG